The Tamandua tetradactyla isolate mTamTet1 chromosome 5, mTamTet1.pri, whole genome shotgun sequence genome window below encodes:
- the LOC143683975 gene encoding SEC14-like protein 3: MSGRVGDLSPKQAETLAKFRENVQDVLPALPNPDDYFLLRWLRARNFDLQKSEAMLRKYMEFRKTMDIDHILDWQPPEVIQKYLPGGLCGYDRDGCPVWYDIIGPLDPKGLLFSVTKQDLLKTKMRDCERFLHECDLQTERLGKKIETIVMIFDCEGLGLKHFWKPLVEVYQEFFGLLEENYPETLKFMFIVKATKLFPVGYNLMKPFLSEDTRRKIIVTGNNWKDTLQKHISPEELPAQFGGTLTDPDGNPKCLTKINYGGEIPKSMYVRDQVKTQYEHSVQISRGSSHQVEYEILFPGCVLRWQFLADGGDIGFGVFLKTKMGERQRAGEMTEVLSSQRYNAHLVPEDGSLTCSEAGVYVLRFDNTYSFVHAKKVNFTVEVLLPDEGMQKYDEELTPV; the protein is encoded by the exons ATGAGCGGCCGAGTCGGAGACCTGAGTCCTAAGCAGGCAGAGACCCTGGCCAAG TtccgagaaaatgtccaggaTGTGTTGCCTGCCCTACCCAACCCTGATGACTATTTCCTCCTGCGCTGGCTCCGAG CTCGGAACTTCGACCTGCAGAAATCAGAGGCCATGCTACGCAAG TACATGGAATTTCGGAAGACCATGGATATTGACCACATCCTGGATTGGCAGCCCCCAGAG GTGATCCAGAAGTACTTGCCTGGGGGCCTGTGTGGCTACGACCGGGACGGCTGCCCTGTGTGGTATGACATCATTGGGCCGCTTGACCCCAAGGGGCTGCTCTTCTCCGTAACTAAGCAGGACCTGCTCAAGACCAAGATGCGGGACTGCGAGCGCTTCCTGCATGAATGTGACCTGCAGACTGAGCGG CTAGGGAAGAAGATTGAGACCATCGTGATGATATTTGACTGTGAGGGCCTCGGCTTGAAGCACTTCTGGAAACCTCTAGTGGAAGTATATCAGGAG TTCTTTGGCCTCCTTGAAGAAAATTACCCAGAGACCCTGAAGTTCATGTTCATCGTGAAAG CTACCAAACTGTTCCCTGTGGGCTACAACCTCAtgaagcctttcctgagtgaGGACACGCGCAGAAAAATCATAGTGACAGGAA ACAACTGGAAGGACACTTTGCAGAAACACATCAGTCCTGAGGAACTGCCTGCCCAGTTTGGGGGGACACTGACTGACCCTGATGGGAACCCCAAATGTTTAACCAAG ATCAACTATGGCGGGGAGATACCTAAGTCCATGTATGTGCGGGACCAGGTGAAGACTCAGTACGAGCACTCAGTGCAGATTAGCCGTGGCTCCTCGCACCAGGTGGAATACGAGATCTTGTTCCCAGGCTGTGTTCTCAG GTGGCAGTTCTTAGCAGATGGGGGGGACATCGGCTTTGGGGTGTTCCTGAAGACCAAAATGGGGGAGCGGCAGCGGGCAGGTGAGATGACGGAGGTGCTGTCCAGCCAGCGCTACAATGCCCACCTGGTGCCCGAGGATGGCAGCCTCACCTGCTCGGAAGCTGGCGTCT ACGTCCTGCGCTTTGACAACACCTATAGCTTTGTCCACGCCAAGAAGGTCAACTTCACAGTGGAGGTGCTACTCCCGGACGAGGGCATGCAGAAATACGACGAGGAGCTCACCCCTGTCTAG